aaatatatttagatttgagtgacgctttagtataactaaacgttatgaaggtgctggaatatttcatgctattattcagaggcagcctaaaattaatcctttattgttcacaacagaaacgtgtacaatatctgattcagttctgatctgatgtgttattattggtgtatgctgcacccccaatgtccagaacatggtgccagtatgctgttttttttcccaataaaatactggaaaggatagaaatgtagtttgtctcttttatccaaatattaatcgaagtaataattgacagattaatcgattatcaaattaatcgttagttgcagccctaatataatatatatatatatatatacatacagtatatatatatatatatatgtatgtatatatatatatatatatatatatatatgtatgtgtgtgtgtgtgtgtgtatatatatatatatgtgtgtgtgtgtatatatatatatatatatatatgagtgtgtgtgtatatactgtatgtgtatgtatatatatatatatatatatatatatatatatatgagtgtgtgtgtgtgtatatactgtatgtgtatatatatatatatatatatatatgagtgtgtgtgtatatactgtatgtgtgtgtgtatatatatatatatatatatatatatatatatacacatatatatatatatatatatatatatacacatgtgtgtgtgtgtgtgtgtgtgtgtgtgtatatatatatatatatatatatatatatatatatatatacacacacacatgtgtgtatatatgtatatgtatatgtttcaTTGGTTTATTGTATACAACACTATTTTTGTCCTAGATCTGTACATGACATTTGCCCACAATATTGACTACAACGTTTAATGTTGACTTTGTCAGATGCAAGTAAAGTGAGCTGTGCAGGAACCCTGGTGTTGGTTGTTGTTAAAAACTCATCACACAAAGCAGAAAGGAAATTACCACCACATTAATAACAAGTGAGACATAATGTAAAGGAACACTCAGTTAAGACCTTTGCCAAGACCAAACAACGAAAGGCAAATAGTGACAAAGACATCTCCTGTATGCAGTAGCTAAGTGTCGTGTGAACGTAATAGTGTACTCTGAGAAACAGCAGGAAGCAGGAAATAGTTGAATAAGTGAAACATGGCTGAGCCTTTTGCACATTTTTCTTCCGGTTAATTAAAATAAAAGCCTGGTTGTAAATTAGAATGTCCAAATTGCTGTGCATCATGTTCCATTCTTGAAATGAAGTTGTCTACTGCTTTGTAAAGGGCAACTACATTTCTACGAAACCAAAAAGAGTAGAAGTCCACTGTTTTAAATAATCATTACGATCCTGCATCCACTGTCTGTGCCGCCACCTACAATTTGAATGATATACTCCTTTGCATGTGCCACACCTTACTAATCACCAGAAAATGTTGAGTATTTTCTAAATGATTGTTAAAAGTGTAGTTACGCAATATAGTTCAGTTACCGTCAGTATGGTAAGCTTTACAGTTGTGTTTGCATTGTCAACAGCAGTATGGCAGGTAGCAGTTGACTAGCGCTGTTGTCCATTGATTGGTCGACAGTGAATGTCAATAACGGGAAGTGGATAGGAAGAACATTGCTACCCATAGCTTAATGTTTCACCTACTATGAACTCCTATATGTTTCATGACAGCATATCTTGGAGGCTAATGGTTGACattgaaatgtaatattgccATTCATGCTGCCCACATGATGAACCACATTCCCTTCATCAGGTCCACGCACAATTCAGTGTTCATTGGGTGTTtagtatttaatttattaattttctaCAGTTTAGCCTGTTCATGAGCTAGAGCCTATGGGGTGTTTATTAAGATTAACTAACAAATTACATTTGTTTGGGGGGAAAAATCAAATAATCTATAGGCCTTTCATGAATGTTTTACAATTATAGACCACTAGAAAGTCATTATTTTGGCTATTCCTGCTTCAAAATGGGACCATGTCACTGTCATAACGGTGTTAagatttttgtgttttgtgttaatactACCGAGGAGGTGGAGATGTTCATTGTCCTATCACATGACTGTACATAAATACAGTACAAATGTGTCATCCATTCTTTATTTCATGCACGTCAATTAATAGCCTGTCACAAGGTTTACTGCGTGGTGGTAGTTTAAATAGGACAGCCTAGTTCACAATAGCCTTCCATTAATAAACAGCACCGTCAAGAGCAGTGAAAGGAAATCGGACCAGTGCCGACAGTTACATGAGGTGTCATATAACAGCTGTCATGTCACAGTCAAATCAGGTCGTCCTTGCTCTTATCTAGTATTTTCTGTTGGGGGGCAGTTCGTATTACAGATTTACAGCTTAATTTCTCTTGCTGGCAGTCCGTCAAAAAGTCAgtgaaattttttaaaaattattattattatatttgactGCACGTGATTTTGTTTGACTAATTTTAGTTTTGCTACAGAATGATTTTGATTTCCCCTGGATTTCCTGTAATCCAATAGCGGTGGGTAAAAATATTTGCGGGGGTGCAGAGCTGCGGAAAGATTAGAAGCCTAGCCGCAGCAGGAAGTACAGTCTTGAGTGAGAGGCTAGAAGCAGATGTAACAGTTTACCAGCACTTCAGTTTGAGATGCGGCGTAGAGAGGTAACGTGTTCAGCTGGAGAAGACAGGAGCTTTGAGACACTACACAGCCTTGGATTTTGCGTAAACCTAAAAGTTATACATTGGATTAGTTTTAGAATAATTTTGGCCTCGATATATGTTTTAACCTCTGGAATTTCTCTAGTTTCAAAGGTTGTGTGTTTGGGTCATGTCTCCAAACAGAACCACTGACCTCCTTTGGATAAAAGCTGAGATCAGCCTGCAGCGGAATGTAGGATGTCGCCAGAGCTATTTTGGCTATGTGCAGCCACTAATGATTGTGATCGCAAAGCACGGAGCAGTTGCTTTGCTTTGATTTTTTTCGGACCACCAACATTTATCATGCAGCACTTCCCAGCGCTGCAGGTATTAGAGAGTTAAACGAATGGCACACCGGCTTCGTTTGGACTTTGCATCAAGGAGAAGCAACACCGACCCTCTGTCAGAGAGTCGCAGCAGACATGGTGAAGAGAGTGGAGTCATTTTGTCAGCTGGTAGCCCCACAGAGAGTCTGGCGCACAGTTCTTTACACTTCAAGGTGACTTCGCTGTCACCAGACTATGAACATTTACAGAGATATTCTTCAATATTCATACCAAAGGTTAACCCTGGAGGATGTAGTAAAAAGAGTGTTCTTCAGATCTCACTACAGCCTTGCAGCAAGTTCAGCAGAGAACTAGAAGACTCCACAGGGGATGGAGACTCTGTGAGCACCGAAGGGGGAGCGGTTACAGGCTGTGACGGGAGTTCCTGTAGTAGCAGTATGGTCAGCGATGCCGGGTACTGTAGTAGCAACAGTATCTTTGAGCCAGAAACTCCAGAGAAGCGCACAACCACTCAAGAGAAGAGTGTTCCCTGCTGCAAGTCCAAGGTACCTTTAAGACGCTGTTCCTCCTTGGTTATCTTATCCAAGAGCCCCTGCAACACACCACCTGCTTCTCCAGTAAGCCCAGTTCCTTTTCCTGCTCCACTGGCAACAACAGCTCCTCTTCAAACACTTGCCACCGATTCCTCACAGGatgaggagaaaggcacctggaAAGATTCTGCCACTCTCTTAAGTGGCCCGCATTGTCCCAAAGAAAACCCTACGAGCGAGTGTCGGGACACCAAACATTTGGTACACTTAAATATTCCTTTACCAGACAAACTTAAACATAAAGTGATGGATGGGAGTATTATGATGGAACAGTCGTTTTCTCATGATAAATCTTATTGTCGCTTAAGGAGCGTTCTCCTGCACTTTGCCAACCAGAGACCAGCAGCATCATTGTGTACAGTCAATGCGGAATATCCTGAGGACCCATACCCAATTTCATATCCGGAGGCAGAACGGGACCCTAAGAAAAAACTGTATCGTAGTACTTCGGCTTGTTTATTCTCCTCTGCAAAACCACCAGAGAAAAACTTCTGTGCATTAGAAAATGAGTGGAAAAGGTCagaagaaaaccactgtcatcgTGCCATACAACGGAGCTTTTCCCTGGAAGTCCCCTACGCAAACACTGGAATTTCATGTCATGtttcaaatacaaaacttggtatTCCTTGCTCTCCACATGTGCACATTCATCTGTCTCCATGCTGTCCAGCAAAGTTGCCTAGCTTGGTTGATAATGCAAGCGCAACCTGCAAAGGAAACATTACCACAAAGAACTTGGCTCAAAGTGCAAAGGTGAGTGTTATCTTTGTTTGGGGTTGACTGACACTCTTAGTTCCAAGCTGAAAATGTACTTAAATGGCAAGCATCTCTTACAGAAtgtacctttttttttcaaaaagtagcAGATTACAACAGTTTGCCTTTGCTTCAAAAGTTGTTCAACTGGTTGAAGGAGATTCCACAGGTCTTAAAGTGAAGTAATACTCTTTTTTTAGAATATGTGATGTTGAGTCTTGCGTTGCAATCTATGCGTCAGCAAAATTTTGTGTCAGTCTCAAGCAGAGTTTGGGGGCAGCGTGGCTCAGTTGACAgagcggccgtaccagcaacttcaGGATTCCAGGTTCTatcccggcttccgccatcctagtcactgctgttgtgtccttgggcaagacaattgacccacctgctcccagtgccacccacactggtttaaatgtagcttaaaaatgtagatttagggtttcactatgtaaggcACTTTGAGtttctagagaaaagcgctatacaaatataattcacttgaaTCATATTTTTTGTAATCACCCACAGAAGATGATGACTACAATTAGGCTGCATTTAATATGATAAGGATAATTCCGCACTACTTTGCACTGCTGGtcttaaaactattttttttaaattatgtcaaAGCATTTGGCTTACCACAGGATAGTTAGACACTCCGTAACTAAGAAGATTGGCACAATAAAGTATTGCAGATAACAAGCTAAATGTGGACAAAGAGTCAGAGGTATTCAGTCACGTTAGAGTAACCCCACTCCACTGGCGAActgttttaaaaagaaaaaaacaattcatTTGAATCTTGAATGCCCTTACATTATGAGCTTTTCCATTTGCACATTTACAACGATGAGTCCAATTTTAGAACGCTTACAATATACTATTATTCTCTTTGTACGATGAGTAATATCCCTAAGCGTTTACCATTGCTAAAAATAGCGGCGAGAAAAGCAATGCCCCTTGCTGATATAAATAAAGTGCTTCTGAAATATTCCCTCTGACTCCAGATAGTCTGGTGCTCTGTAGCACCGCTCAGTCCCCTGGAATCAAATTTAACAGCATGATACTAGAGTAGAGCACAGTCATGCCAACCATGTGTGGAAATGGGGTGGGCTGATTTTCTTGGGTGTCAACGTCCGCAATGAGAGCGGGAGACTTTCTCATTAATGGCATGGTGGGCTCCCTCCTATGTTGGTCATCTTGCAAGccagttgtgtttgtaaagtatCAGGTGCTTCCCAATCCCCAAATGCATTAAGTAGCTTGTCAGGTTAGTCTGTAGTATTTAAAAAGTTGCCTCCATTTGAAAGATCTAAATTTACTTCTCATCTGTATCCAGGTTTTGTGTTGTTAAAGGTACTTTCAAAAGCAACATGAAAATTGTGTCTTGATCAATTCCTTTTGAATGAAATACtatcttttatattttgaatgaACATTTCCGGTATCAGTTAGGGTTAAAGTTACACATATTGGGATCCTCATATGACAAAATAGGAGTCTGCCTGTAGTCTGCACTTCAAATGATGAGCAAaaggtttatttttgtaattgtccGACTCCCCTCTAATAGACACCAAATAGACACACATGGGCATTAAAGAACCCCATAGACACATATGGGTTTTAAAGAACCCAATAGACACCAAATAGACACACGTGGGCCTTAAAGAACCTCATCACTAACTTGGTTGCTAACCAAAACAGCAGCCCCTACAGAGAAATATAAACAGTCTCGCCAATGTATATAATGATTGAATCTTACAGGTTGCTCTTCAGATGTTGTAAACAAGTTTACTACACATtaaaacatgtatatttacattaAGTAGAGAGCACCTTTGTGAAAATGTATTCCTCACTTGCCTTTGGTGGCTTTGCAGTGTTGTGTGCATCTATTGTTATGTTCCGGAAAGCTATGTAAgttaagttaaaaaagttaaagtaccaatgattgtcacacacacactaggtgtggcgagattattctctgcatttgacccatcacccttgatcaccccctgggaggtgaggggagcagtgggcagcagcggtggctttaGTTTAATTTTACATAATTTGTAACAGGTATTTaatcaattatttatttgtaaaaagaggGTCCCATATTTAATATGCtttattgtggggtttttttttaaagaaagacctCAATATATGCCTTACCCCTTATATGATTGATGCTATTTGCAGTTGACTCAAAAAATAATGCCACCAATTGTTTACTCttataactttttttaataaatctttTCTTTAACTTTCAAGGGATTTTCACCGCCGTTGTCTATGAATGTGTACAATTTGGTGCTGATCCAAATCAGGATGCTTTGGTAttgttaaaaagttatttaacagggagggtacagtttgttaaaatgggtcaatttttatctgatgctcttggcattgcttgtggtgtcccccaagggtccgtgttgtggccaaaactgtttaatgtatatattaattatatgtttaatacatccaaagtactgaaatttctactatttgcagacgacacaaatatattctacagtagtgatgactataatgagctcataaatacagtaaacacagaaaTAACATAGtaagaaaaatggatggacacaaataaattatctttgaagATAAATAAAACTtagatagtgatgtttggaaatcgcaacataacgtctgaacagaaaataagtattgatggtacccaaattgaaatcttaaatgagaatacatttttgggagtaataattgatagtaaactatcatggaaacctcatgtcagacacattaaaacaaaaatctccaaaagtctctcaattataaacaaagcaaaactatacctcaatgaaaatgcactctgtactctatactgcaccttggtactgccataccttacatactgtgttgaagtatgggggaatacttaccacaacacaattcatcctctgatcatattacagaaaagagcagtgcggatcattcacaacgttggttatttagaacatactcataatctgtttatgcaatcaaagttgctcaaatttgatgaccttgtttaatataatacattaataatcttatataaagcatttaacaaattattgccgcctaatctacaacgtttttttataagacgagtgcaggctcataacttgagaggctttggatatttcttattgccgagagcttaaaccactcgtaaacgtttttgtgtgtctgtatgcggagtaaaactatggaacaaactggacttacaacacaagcaatgccaaactattaatcaatttaaactaatatacaaacatggggtctggttcaaatatagagatgagggtctttaatttgacctgctgctatactctgtctcaaagtgttaacatgtgctcaatgtttccttaccattattgctatgttgtctattacctttGTTGGTATGTTCcttcttcctacattgttgatacaaattattgttacagtgtaataattattgttttattgttacctgtggtaatgccactatgatacaacatctgtattataatccttgaacaaagtaacagtgaaactcatgtgaataatcactgaattgagaactgggggtgggattaaataagttatcttcttacCActgcctttcaggcaaaactggacaatcatgcattacatactatacattaccttttgcactatattaatttaaattattatatgttgtcaactttttacttttttatgtcattgcctgaaataaataaataaatgaaaaatgaagGTCTACACTCTACTGAGCAGATGTATCCGAAATAGTAGAATGACAGAAAATATGGAAAATGTTACCTTATTAATTTACAACCACCCTAACAGGGTGGTAAAGATGAGTAAAAATAACTTAAACACACAAGTTATCGGGTTGTGGTTGATGTCATGAGTTAATTCACAAATGGGAGGTAATAATGCTAGACACGTTATCTAAAACATATGTACTGTAACTATAACATCTAAGTTCTTTGTTTGGGTCAACATCATTGTTATTGGGTCAACATtattacatacacatgtacacactaacacacaccttATAAATGGCCATAAATGTCTAGAGGCGACCAATAACACATCCGCTATCCACAACGTGACCTACATGCCGTTATGGAGTTGCAGAATTTGACAGACTTAATATTTCAGTGCACCTGCCACATGTTCATGTGTAGGAAGGGTGGTTGTCTGCATTTCCTAATTCAAGTTGGAACTCCCCCAGATTCCTTCAGGAGTGATTGCGCCGTTAAAGAAAAGCAAGCCTATGAGAGGAAAAGAGCCTGGTAATTTTCCAAGCCCTGTCTGGAAATAATTGTAAGGCTTAACTTGTAAAACAGCAAAATAACCAGCAGGAGGCTGGCTTTCTAGTTATATGTATACGGTAAGCACAAATGGAGTGTGTACATTTTCTGTAGTTCTTTCTTGTACTTgtgattttacttgttttttttaggtttgtCATGCCAGGGACATTTATTTTGTGAAAACATTTTCTAATCTCCTGATTGGGATGACTTTGTGTTTGACACGTTGTTGTACTGCCGCTCCAAAAACATTAGCTGGCTTGCATGTCAGAAGTTAAGGTTTCACAAGCTTTGCGGTCCACCTGTCTCAAGTAGTTTCAAGTGGCAAAGCAGAGATATATATTACTCGCTTTGCTTCGCCGACGCCTCGGCATGTGTTTTGAGCTCTTTGCCACTGACCTTAAAATTTCTTGGACTTCTCTGACGTAAAATTTTGGATAATTCTAGTGCTATTTCATCATTGTTAGGCTTCAGTTCTGTCTTCCAGAATCTGCCTTTTTTCTTAACTTGAGATTTACTTGACTTTTTAAACCAGCTGGTTTTGCTATCACCATTGGCCTTTAACTGTTTACAAAATACTCTGCTGACATTTTATTTGACTGAAGGATCACTTGCCCAATTACTGTCACGTTCGTTTGTACTATGTAACGTCTGATTGTCTGAAACAGACTTTTACCAAATGGGTATTTTAATCATTAGTCTGATTTAATTAAGAAGAATATGGAACATACCTTCCCACTACAACAAACATATGatcacaccactacaacaaagttgTAGACTTGGTTAGTTGTTGGACAACTAAAAGGGAATGTAATACCATtgccattttagaaaaaaaaattgtatgcacaTGTAAATCTCATGACCAGTGACTATTATGTAAAGAAACCATAGCAGAAATGCTAACTCCTTAATACTAGAAGCATAATGTGATCATGTAAAATAGTTCGTATGAATATGTTAAACAAATTGTTTCTTGTGCAAAACTttgtacaaagaagaataaaaacaagctACTGATTGTATACATACAGAAAAGTAGAGTGAACATGTAAATTAGTAATTACACTATACAATATTTAGTACAGTGGAGATACATTTGTAACAGCATTTGTCATTGTATAACAAATATTGTAGTCTATTGAAAGCAAAAGAAACAGTTGTCTGTAATGCACACAATGCTCTATTATTGCCCATGAGAGGGAGGAGACGAGGTTTGAAGAGGATGAGGATGTTGGTTTTCAACAAATAGTCTGTTTCTTCCATCAGGACATAAACACGTTTTCTGAAAATGTTATCATTCTTGCTACTGCCCTGTCTGTGTATTGTATGTCCATCTTTGTTGTTGGCCAATGCAAATTGGACAACAATAGATATGAAGATAACAAACATAATTGCATTTGTTTGAAGTTGTCTACTGTGATTATGTCTGCGAAAGATACCACACTGAAGGAGCACTGACAAAATGCATTGACATTGTTGCACTATGTGGGCTCAAGAATTCTGACATAATGCAATTACATCTACAGGAAGTGAAAAAGGAAGAAAACAGGGAATTTGTCTCCCATATGCAGCTACTGTatatccgtcagtctaccccagggcagctgtggctatgaaagtagcttaccaccaccaggtgtgaatgattgatgggttctacatgtaaagcgactttgggtacttagaaaagcgctatataaatcccagttattattattattatccgctTACACTATTCTGAAAATACTTTGTATCGAATGTTGGAGTGTTTTTCTTggagtttttgttgttttgtgaGGTCAAAATGAACTGTTTTTGGACCCTAGACAAGTCCTGCTCAGTCATCTATTTTCTGTTTGGTGGGTTTGAGGTTAAGGCTCTTATTTTTCTTccacggcgtggctcggttggtagggcggccatgccagcaacttgacggttccaggtttgagccccgcttccaccatcctagtcactgccgttgtgtcattgggcaagacactttacccacctgctcccactgcCACTGAACTAaattgtaattcacttcactttacacACTTCACACTTTCACACTAGATGCATGCACTTGCACAACCCTGCATTTGTGTACCAGGAACAGAAAAAGGGCCTTCTCCAAACGGTTCCCACAAAGTTGTAAAcgtacaaacccgtttccatatgagttgggaaattgtgttagatgtaaatataaacggaatacaatgatttgcaaatccttttcaacccatatttaattgaatgcactacaaagacaagatatttgatgttcaaactcataaactttttttttttttgcaaataataattaacttagaatttcatggctacaacacgtgccaaagtagttgggaaagggcatgttcaccactgtgttacatcaccttttcttttaacaacactcaataaacgattgggaactgaggatactaattgttgaagctttgaaagtggaattctttcccattcttgttttatgtagagcttcagtcgttcaacagtccggggtctctgctgtcgtattttacgcttcataatgcgccacacattttcgatgggagaatcAACtcttttacgaagccacactgttgtaacacgtgctgaatgtggcttggcattgtcttgctgaaataagcaggggcgtccatgaaaaagacggcacttagatggcagcatatgttgttccaaaacctgtatgtacctttcagcattaatggtgccttcacagatgtgtaagttacccatgccttgggcactaatgcacccccataccatcacagatgctggcttttgaactttgcgtctaacagtctggatggttcgcttcccctttggtccggatgacacaatgtcgaatatttccaaaaacaatttgaaatgtggactcgtcagaccacagaacacttttccattttgcatcagtccatcttagatgatctcgggcccaaagaagccggcgacgtttctggatgttgttgataaatggctttcgctttgcatagcagagctttaacttgcacttacagatgtagcgacaaactcatttagtgacagtggttttctgaagtgttcctgagccaatgtggtgatatcctttagagatcgatgtcggtttttgatacagtgcagtgtttcccacaggacaggcatctatttgtggtggtgtggttggggggtggcggcggcagcggcgatgaccaagaagaacgcggagttggaatataattacaacattttatgtacatatttatatacagatttgaacaattagtgattcactgaaatatatgtattaattgtggttcttacaaaaaatatatcttataaaatataaaagctaaaatgtctcttaaagctctgcccctttaattagtgaatactaaataattttactttagcctactactacaaccatattatttaccagcaacatgaagtgaaacagaggcagaggtgtcctgccacagtcagtcaacctcctcctcctcctcctgctgctgctgaacaggtcgcacctgtggtccggactgtaggcctacctcctctccaagtcgagcccttttcggccgttgaaaatatttttctatactcatctgtgtgaaggagtgaacatccaacattagaatttattactaacgagcagaaccgctctatgtacagtgccgtccgtctaaccttaagcggcagcagctcaacacatgcagggttcaacgttaaggtttttttctacttgcccgacttctcaaatctacttgccccaatatttttacttgtcctgcctaggtttttttctggctgtgtagtgctcagggttataacctggacacgttagctcgtcggtatgaaaacaggtgactgatagtacgtgcgtctgccccggccccgagtcaaacagcggcggtgttaatgaagcagcgtcaggctgctcaccctcagtgaaacgctcggtgaaatcgccgattaacgttaaatatatgacgagccgcgagcgatgcagctataacctatctacctataacttatattaccctcgtatttttttATCCGGtcggtttcttcttcttcttcttcttcttcttcttcttcttcttcttcttcttcttcttcttcttcttcttcttcttcttcttcttcttcttcttcttcttcttcttcttcttcttcttcttcttcttcttcttcttcttcttcttcttcttcttcttcttcttcttcttcttcttcttcttcttcttcttcttcttcttcttcttcttcttcttcttcttcttcttcttcttcttcttcttcttcttcttcttcttcttct
This is a stretch of genomic DNA from Nerophis lumbriciformis linkage group LG06, RoL_Nlum_v2.1, whole genome shotgun sequence. It encodes these proteins:
- the LOC133608663 gene encoding uncharacterized protein, whose protein sequence is MAHRLRLDFASRRSNTDPLSESRSRHGEESGVILSAGSPTESLAHSSLHFKVTSLSPDYEHLQRYSSIFIPKVNPGGCSKKSVLQISLQPCSKFSRELEDSTGDGDSVSTEGGAVTGCDGSSCSSSMVSDAGYCSSNSIFEPETPEKRTTTQEKSVPCCKSKVPLRRCSSLVILSKSPCNTPPASPVSPVPFPAPLATTAPLQTLATDSSQDEEKGTWKDSATLLSGPHCPKENPTSECRDTKHLVHLNIPLPDKLKHKVMDGSIMMEQSFSHDKSYCRLRSVLLHFANQRPAASLCTVNAEYPEDPYPISYPEAERDPKKKLYRSTSACLFSSAKPPEKNFCALENEWKRSEENHCHRAIQRSFSLEVPYANTGISCHVSNTKLGIPCSPHVHIHLSPCCPAKLPSLVDNASATCKGNITTKNLAQSAKVSVIFVWG